The following nucleotide sequence is from bacterium.
CCGGACTCTTGATATTTCCATAAACTCTAGCCCCGGAGCAAAGCTCAAGCGACTCAAAGCAATCAATATCGCCATTGACCCGTCCGAACACACGCACCCGTTGTCCGCTAATTCGTGCATCAACTAATCCGCTTTCTCCAACCGTGAGTTCTCCATCGGCGCGAACCTCTCCGTCGACATTTCCATCAATCTGGAAACGGCCACTGACAACAAGCTTCCCTGAAACGCGACAGCCCTTACTGAGTAGACCAGTAGCAGCAGCTTTTGTTGAAGCATCTTTAGGTGTCATAAGCTATT
It contains:
- a CDS encoding polymer-forming cytoskeletal protein, which codes for MTPKDASTKAAATGLLSKGCRVSGKLVVSGRFQIDGNVDGEVRADGELTVGESGLVDARISGQRVRVFGRVNGDIDCFESLELCSGARVYGNIKSPVVKINEGVVFQGHCAMTEK